From Deferrisoma camini S3R1, the proteins below share one genomic window:
- a CDS encoding 4Fe-4S dicluster domain-containing protein, with amino-acid sequence MAENMVSQGQRSPGPDRFDGSRIAFHSLSRRLGRPWVEAYMERAAARARTDPEARRALAELSGARTLNFLVGPYGEGRENRGLLSWTPQGRPSPLAELPWPVEDPAENARWVCELARRLGALDAGVAPLEPEWVYGRVQTNPYAPGEPETKPIVIRPAAGPAETQDEFVLPETVNRAVVLLAPMDRRRLVSKRPFEASIETNLGYSRMAELAVSVAEALRAAGFTAIPCMNDTALSVPLAVAADLGAAGRHGMLAARGWGTAVRIAKVLTDMPLEPAEPPEEPLAGLCHDCGICARACPVGAIPEGEPTAEAPHPCNRPGSLKWPVDGEACLRFWVERGESCGLCQGVCPLQVSVDGRQAQRARG; translated from the coding sequence ATGGCGGAAAACATGGTTTCGCAAGGGCAAAGATCCCCCGGCCCCGACCGGTTCGACGGGTCCCGGATCGCGTTTCACAGCCTCTCCCGGCGGCTGGGACGGCCGTGGGTCGAGGCGTACATGGAGCGGGCCGCGGCCCGGGCGCGCACCGATCCGGAGGCGCGAAGGGCGCTGGCAGAGCTCTCCGGCGCCCGGACCCTGAACTTTCTCGTGGGCCCCTACGGCGAGGGCCGCGAGAACCGGGGGCTCCTGTCGTGGACCCCCCAGGGCAGGCCCTCCCCCCTGGCCGAGCTACCCTGGCCGGTGGAGGACCCGGCCGAGAACGCCCGCTGGGTCTGCGAGCTGGCCCGACGGTTGGGGGCCCTGGACGCGGGCGTGGCCCCATTGGAGCCGGAGTGGGTGTACGGCCGGGTCCAGACCAACCCCTACGCCCCGGGGGAGCCGGAGACGAAGCCCATCGTGATCCGACCGGCGGCCGGGCCGGCCGAGACCCAGGACGAGTTCGTCCTTCCCGAGACCGTGAACCGGGCCGTGGTGCTCCTGGCGCCCATGGACCGGCGGCGCCTGGTGTCGAAGCGGCCGTTCGAGGCGAGCATCGAGACGAACCTGGGCTACTCGCGCATGGCCGAGCTCGCCGTGTCGGTGGCCGAGGCCCTGCGGGCCGCGGGGTTCACCGCGATCCCGTGCATGAACGACACCGCCCTGTCCGTGCCCCTGGCCGTGGCCGCGGACCTGGGTGCGGCCGGTCGCCACGGCATGCTGGCGGCCCGCGGATGGGGGACCGCGGTGCGGATCGCCAAGGTGCTGACCGACATGCCTCTGGAGCCTGCGGAGCCGCCGGAGGAGCCCCTGGCCGGGCTCTGCCACGACTGCGGCATCTGCGCCCGGGCCTGCCCGGTCGGGGCGATCCCCGAGGGCGAGCCCACGGCGGAGGCTCCCCACCCGTGCAACCGGCCGGGGTCCCTCAAGTGGCCCGTGGACGGCGAGGCCTGCCTGCGGTTCTGGGTGGAGCGGGGCGAGAGCTGCGGCCTGTGCCAGGGAGTGTGCCCGTTACAGGTATCGGTGGACGGACGACAGGCCCAGCGGGCTAGAGGCTAG
- a CDS encoding hydantoinase B/oxoprolinase family protein has protein sequence MSPASPAAEVAILRHRLKSLTREMGLALLHTARSPILAEARDFVTGLYDARGRMLEQTEYIPVLAFAVQPALQDLIETFGDDVGPGDVFLHNDVFRGGNQLADVCVFRPVFVGNRLVAWAAVKGHQADIGGAVGGGYNPRATEVWQEGLRIPPVRVVRRGRRLRDVWDLILANIRYPVVAEDLEAAMGACVVGERGMRRIVDRMGLPAYLETVEALMDATERRMRAAIREFPPGRYEGEAPVGAGAEERGHLLWIRCQVEVGDGEVLIRYDGTSAQTEGFLNAPASASLSAAVLTLLMILAPDIPHNEGMLRPLRIRLPEGTILAARAPAATGFGNTLTGAHADALFKAFFQARPDRVTAGWNRMLAVVLAGRDPRSGGAPYVDILFNALKGGSGAMEGCDGYDHIGLINCAGGILAQDPEMFERAVPHRLERHEYAPGTAGRGRWRGGRGVVTRIRFGAPVDRVVVFGDGLAEETRAFGLAGGQPGSRNHLFLDLPDGRRLRPRSLDLLEGLPEGTVLCQVAGGGGGFGSVANEDK, from the coding sequence ATGAGCCCCGCGTCCCCGGCCGCGGAGGTGGCCATCCTCCGGCACCGGCTCAAGAGCCTGACCCGGGAGATGGGTCTGGCGCTGCTGCACACGGCCCGGTCCCCGATCCTGGCCGAGGCCCGGGATTTCGTGACCGGCCTGTACGACGCCCGGGGCCGGATGTTGGAGCAGACCGAGTACATCCCGGTGCTCGCGTTCGCGGTGCAGCCGGCTCTCCAGGACCTGATCGAGACCTTTGGGGACGACGTGGGCCCGGGGGACGTGTTCCTCCACAACGACGTATTCCGGGGCGGCAACCAGCTCGCCGATGTGTGCGTGTTCCGGCCGGTGTTCGTCGGGAACCGCCTGGTGGCCTGGGCCGCGGTCAAGGGCCACCAGGCCGACATCGGCGGCGCGGTGGGGGGCGGGTACAACCCCCGGGCCACCGAGGTGTGGCAGGAGGGGCTGCGGATCCCGCCGGTGCGGGTGGTGCGCCGGGGCCGGAGGCTCCGGGACGTGTGGGACCTGATCCTGGCCAACATCCGGTATCCCGTGGTGGCCGAGGATCTGGAGGCGGCCATGGGGGCGTGCGTGGTGGGCGAGAGGGGGATGCGCCGGATCGTGGACCGCATGGGCCTGCCGGCGTACCTGGAGACCGTGGAAGCTCTGATGGACGCCACCGAGCGCCGGATGCGGGCCGCGATCCGGGAGTTCCCGCCGGGCCGGTACGAGGGGGAGGCGCCGGTGGGAGCCGGTGCCGAGGAACGGGGGCACCTCCTGTGGATCCGGTGCCAGGTGGAGGTGGGGGACGGAGAGGTGCTCATCCGGTACGACGGCACCTCGGCCCAGACCGAGGGGTTCCTCAACGCCCCGGCCTCGGCCTCGCTGTCCGCGGCGGTGCTCACGCTCCTCATGATCCTGGCGCCCGACATCCCCCACAACGAGGGCATGCTCCGGCCCCTGCGGATCCGGCTGCCCGAGGGGACGATCCTCGCGGCCCGGGCCCCGGCCGCCACCGGGTTCGGGAACACCCTGACCGGCGCCCACGCCGACGCCCTGTTCAAGGCGTTCTTCCAGGCGAGGCCCGACCGGGTCACGGCCGGGTGGAACCGGATGCTGGCCGTGGTGCTCGCCGGCCGGGATCCCCGCAGCGGCGGCGCGCCCTACGTGGACATCCTGTTCAACGCCCTCAAGGGCGGGAGCGGGGCCATGGAGGGGTGCGACGGGTACGACCACATCGGGCTGATCAACTGTGCCGGCGGCATCCTGGCCCAGGACCCGGAGATGTTCGAGAGGGCCGTGCCCCACCGCCTGGAGCGGCACGAGTACGCGCCGGGAACGGCCGGCCGGGGCCGCTGGCGGGGCGGCCGGGGGGTGGTGACCCGCATCCGGTTCGGCGCGCCGGTGGACCGGGTGGTGGTGTTCGGCGACGGCCTGGCCGAGGAGACCCGGGCGTTCGGCCTGGCCGGGGGGCAGCCGGGGTCCCGGAACCACCTGTTCCTGGACCTGCCCGACGGCCGGCGGCTTCGGCCGCGCTCCCTGGATCTGCTCGAAGGGCTGCCCGAGGGCACGGTGCTGTGCCAGGTGGCCGGGGGCGGCGGAGGGTTCGGTTCGGTTGCCAATGAAGACAAATAG
- the yqeC gene encoding selenium cofactor biosynthesis protein YqeC, which translates to MRFTKPQRLADALGVGRGDLVTVVGGGGKTTLMYRLVRELREQGVRAAAGTTTKIFPPDPEGGGRLVLGEGPEALQEAVARWDWADPGFPVLGRTRIHPGKVDGIDPAWAVGLLRDDFLEALVLEGDGSARRPVKAPESWEPVVPAETTVFVAVAGLSCLGRPLGPDVAFRTERFAAVTGLGGGEPISAEALARLFVHPEGAAKGCPPGARAVAVLNQADDPRRWAAARGIAGAVLAAGGRFERVMVARLAGPEACWEAWEKAMPPEGAAAREPPRP; encoded by the coding sequence GTGAGGTTCACGAAGCCCCAACGGCTGGCCGACGCTCTGGGGGTGGGCCGGGGCGACCTGGTCACCGTGGTGGGGGGCGGGGGCAAGACCACCCTGATGTACCGGCTGGTCCGGGAGCTTCGGGAGCAGGGGGTCCGGGCGGCGGCCGGCACCACCACCAAGATCTTTCCGCCGGATCCGGAGGGAGGAGGCAGGCTGGTCCTGGGGGAGGGCCCGGAGGCCCTGCAGGAGGCGGTGGCGCGGTGGGATTGGGCCGACCCCGGGTTTCCGGTGCTCGGCCGGACCCGGATCCACCCGGGCAAGGTGGACGGCATCGACCCGGCCTGGGCCGTCGGGTTGCTGCGGGACGACTTTCTGGAGGCGCTGGTGCTCGAAGGGGACGGGTCGGCCCGCCGACCCGTGAAGGCGCCGGAGTCGTGGGAGCCGGTGGTGCCGGCCGAGACCACGGTGTTCGTGGCGGTGGCGGGGCTATCCTGCCTGGGGCGCCCCCTGGGGCCGGACGTGGCCTTCCGGACCGAACGGTTCGCCGCCGTCACGGGCCTGGGCGGGGGGGAGCCCATCTCGGCCGAGGCCCTGGCACGGCTGTTCGTGCACCCCGAGGGCGCCGCAAAGGGGTGCCCGCCCGGGGCCCGGGCCGTGGCGGTGCTGAACCAGGCCGACGACCCCCGGCGGTGGGCCGCGGCCCGGGGGATCGCCGGGGCCGTGCTGGCGGCCGGAGGACGGTTCGAAAGGGTGATGGTGGCCAGGCTGGCCGGGCCCGAGGCGTGTTGGGAGGCGTGGGAGAAGGCCATGCCCCCCGAGGGGGCGGCGGCTCGGGAGCCGCCTCGACCGTAG
- a CDS encoding phenylacetate--CoA ligase family protein has product MIADRSTLRTGRPDPGEALWNPGVEALPTDRMRRLQWERLQRQLVYVYQSSAFYRRWFDEAGARPEDVDSWDAFTRLPILTKDDLRRAQAESLAERGDPFGGICCAPRDRVVRVNATSGTTGTPTLYLLTAHDVAVVNEMHARKCWRAGLRPGHVMLQALSLSMFTGGLPLSQGIMHLGAAVVPVGVDGGSRRVLEFARLTRPQAIVATPSFGLHLVERCPAVLGCDLRDLGIRWFFAAGEPGGSDPAIRSRLEQGFGARVFDHTGGGHAFHAITCPEHAGMHFVSADHCVLELVEPGTGRPVAVGDGAEGELVVTFLAWEGTPFVRASFGDVVRVWTGPCGCGLPGLRLSIVGRADDMLIVKGVNLFPGAVRALLEEFVPRVTGHFRIVMPRPGPRVEPPLRLRVERGSGVEGEALARLEAELVSAMRDRLRVRPAVEWVDPGTLPRPTHKARWVEVEEGG; this is encoded by the coding sequence GTGATCGCGGACCGCTCCACCCTGCGCACGGGGCGACCCGACCCCGGGGAGGCGCTTTGGAACCCCGGGGTGGAGGCCCTGCCGACGGACCGGATGCGCCGGCTGCAGTGGGAGCGGCTGCAGCGGCAGTTGGTGTACGTGTACCAAAGCTCCGCCTTCTACCGCCGTTGGTTCGACGAGGCCGGGGCGAGGCCGGAGGACGTGGACTCGTGGGACGCCTTCACCCGCCTGCCGATCCTGACCAAGGACGACCTGCGCCGGGCCCAGGCCGAGAGCCTGGCCGAGCGGGGCGACCCGTTCGGCGGCATCTGCTGCGCGCCCCGGGACCGGGTGGTCCGGGTGAACGCCACCTCCGGCACCACCGGAACCCCCACGCTGTACCTGCTCACGGCCCACGACGTGGCCGTGGTCAACGAGATGCACGCCCGCAAGTGCTGGCGCGCAGGGCTACGGCCGGGCCACGTGATGCTCCAGGCCCTGAGCCTCTCCATGTTCACCGGCGGGCTGCCCCTGTCCCAGGGCATCATGCACCTGGGCGCGGCCGTGGTTCCAGTGGGCGTGGACGGCGGCAGCCGGCGGGTGCTGGAGTTCGCCCGGCTCACGCGGCCCCAGGCCATCGTGGCCACCCCCAGCTTCGGGCTGCACCTGGTGGAGCGGTGCCCGGCCGTGCTGGGATGCGACCTCCGGGATCTGGGTATCCGGTGGTTCTTTGCGGCGGGCGAGCCGGGCGGGTCGGACCCGGCGATCCGCAGCCGGCTGGAGCAGGGGTTCGGCGCCCGGGTGTTCGACCACACCGGGGGCGGGCACGCGTTCCACGCCATCACCTGCCCCGAGCACGCGGGCATGCACTTCGTCTCGGCCGACCACTGCGTGCTGGAGCTGGTGGAGCCCGGGACCGGCCGGCCCGTGGCGGTGGGTGACGGGGCCGAGGGGGAGCTGGTGGTGACGTTCCTGGCGTGGGAGGGCACCCCCTTCGTGCGGGCGAGCTTCGGCGACGTGGTTCGGGTGTGGACGGGCCCGTGCGGGTGCGGGCTGCCGGGCCTCAGACTGAGCATCGTGGGCCGGGCCGACGACATGCTGATCGTCAAGGGCGTGAACCTGTTCCCCGGCGCGGTGCGGGCGCTCTTGGAGGAGTTCGTGCCCCGGGTCACGGGCCACTTCCGCATCGTGATGCCCCGGCCCGGCCCCCGGGTGGAGCCGCCCCTGCGGCTCCGGGTGGAGCGGGGAAGCGGGGTGGAGGGGGAGGCCCTGGCCCGGCTGGAGGCCGAGCTGGTGTCCGCCATGCGGGACCGGCTGCGGGTCCGGCCGGCGGTGGAGTGGGTGGACCCGGGCACGCTGCCCCGGCCCACCCACAAGGCCCGGTGGGTCGAGGTGGAGGAGGGGGGATGA
- a CDS encoding V4R domain-containing protein: MSETLPLTLDPDRGSLFVGTGRYLLIRPETLGPVVSSASDEVRAALVEGGRAGGRLAARAVLDRGRQGEAAVEEILAFGALIGWGRFRVVWGPGGAEVRLAGSPFAEAAGRAAGPVCHLVRGVLEGIWEEVFGPTVAFDETGCVACGADTCRFEERRG; the protein is encoded by the coding sequence ATGAGCGAAACGCTTCCTCTCACCTTGGATCCGGACCGGGGATCGCTCTTTGTCGGCACCGGCCGGTACCTCTTGATTCGGCCGGAGACCCTGGGGCCCGTGGTCTCGTCCGCGTCCGACGAGGTCCGGGCGGCCCTGGTCGAGGGAGGCCGGGCCGGCGGCCGGCTGGCGGCCCGGGCGGTGCTGGACCGGGGACGGCAGGGAGAGGCGGCGGTGGAGGAGATTCTGGCGTTTGGGGCGCTCATCGGGTGGGGCCGGTTCCGCGTGGTGTGGGGCCCGGGGGGGGCCGAGGTCCGGCTGGCCGGCTCCCCGTTCGCCGAGGCCGCGGGGCGGGCCGCCGGACCCGTCTGCCACCTGGTGAGGGGGGTGCTCGAGGGGATCTGGGAAGAGGTGTTCGGCCCTACGGTCGCGTTCGACGAGACCGGATGCGTGGCCTGTGGGGCCGACACGTGCCGGTTCGAGGAGAGAAGAGGGTGA